TGTTAGTAGAGGAAAGTCCCGGCCTTGGAAAGGTTAGTCGCCTGTATCTTATGAAACCGGAAACCTCGGGGGTAATTATGCCACCCCGGACAACCCAAAAAACTCCCCCGAGAAAGGAACTTTTTGCCCCTACAGAGGTTACCGAATTCCCCCCTAATGATACTGATCTTACTAAGACTGATTTTACTGATACGGATTGTAGTGAGATCCATCCATCAAAGAACAATCAAACAAAGAATAATAAAGACCATAGGGATTACAGCAAAAAAAGTGCTAATTCTCAACATCCCAAGGAAAAGAAAGAAGGAATCCCCAACCACGATCAGCTCCATCAAAGGTTACAACAGCGCTTCGGAAAGGAAATCCTAGGGGAGGCCCTTACCATTATCAATCGCCAAAGCGTCACCACCTTCGGCTATGAAAAGTACTTAACCAAAATCCTGGAAGAGCTGACGAAAAGAAAAAAGAGCCAGGAGGCTTTTCTACCTTCCAAAGCGGCGACTACTATCCCAGGAACCCGGCCTGCCACCAACGGTGCTGTAAAAAACACCCATCACCTGAAGGAAAGTCGCTACCGGGAACTTCCTGAAGAGGTGATCAACGCCCGGATTGAGGCAAAACTTCAGCGGATGAGGTAGTACCGCCCTAGATGACAGGGATTTAGGGATTTATGGTATAATAGCAAAAACACGCCTAAAGGAGGCCCTGCAAACCTACTATCTGCTGCTGGATATGAACCGGTTTCTCGCCTACGGGTTTTTGATACTGGGGCTCCTTTTGTTGCTGTCCCTGATTATCTACCCTACGATTCGGTTTCTTCTTCTGCCCGAGACGAAGACCCTTCCCTCGAGGAGATCGAAGCCGCCTTGGCGCTCCTCCACAAAAGAGGAGAAAAAATCATCCGGGATAACGCCTCCCGGATGTTTATCACCACCACCATCTCCCAAAACGGCAGTCTGGATGCGGTGTTTATGATGGTACATATCACCAAATTGATTCGGCAGGTGGCGGTTCTTTATCATCAGCGCCCGGGAATCGGGAAGCTGGTAAAAATCTACGTCAACGTGCTGGCCACTTTGTTCTTAACCCGAAGCCTGGAGGATCTGGAGCTGTTGGACGAACAGTTGGAGCCCATGCTCTCTTTGATGTTCGGCTCCTTCCTGGGAAGTCTCGTCCCCGGCGTCCAGGCGGCGGTAAATCTCTTAATGAACTCCGCCATCCAGGGCTCCGCCAATGCCTATTTATCCCTCCGGGTAGGGCTGATCGCCCAGGAGTTTATCATCAATGAGGAACGAGGAGACAAACGAAAAATCAGAAAATCCGCCACCCTTCGGGCCCTACCGATGCTGGGCACCGTGGTCAATGACAACCGAAAAATCATTCAGTCCACGGTGATTAAGCTCGGGAAAAAAATCAGCAAAGAGGGCTATAACAAAGGGCGTAGCTGGACCAACGGCATTTTTCATCGGGATAATTAATCCAACGGGTACATCAAAGGGTTTTCCATTTGATTCCCTTTTTGATAAAGCTAAAGAAGAGTAGCTGCGAGTTAAATAATGGGATAAATCACACTTAAAGGGATTTGAGTGTGTAACATCGTCCAATTAAGGGTAACAACTATTAATATCTACACAGGATTTCCTGTGCAGAATCACCTGGTTTGAAAACGGTCAGAAATTTTCAGCCAGCAGTACTCCCTGTGTAAAGTGAAATACAAATCCGTTAAGGGGCGCGTGATGAGAAACTATGCCTACCCTACCTTTGGTTGGCAGGATCCACCACCGGGACCTTAGCGCACACATAAATTTCGAAGCCGAAGAACTACGGCTTCCAACCGCATTTTTTGACGACGTCCGTTCAACGAACCGCATAGGAGGGATTGAACATGAAAAAACTATTATTTATCGCTTTATTAACCCTGGCCATGATCGCTTTTGCCGCTTGCGAAGAAGAGGAATCGGAGCAGGAGGATGCAGCGGGAGCCGACGATCCGGCAGCAGAAGCTGAAACGGAAGAGGAAGAAGAGGCCGACGAAGAGGAACAACAGGACCCCGCAGAAGAAGAGCAGGAAGCCGACTTGGATAACTATAATGTTGTCACCATTACCGCTATATTTGGACCCGGAGAAGATGAACCTGAGCTTTTTGCCTTAGAAGGGTATGATCTAAGTAACTCCATTGATCTTTATGATGATGAGGGAGAGTATGACCATACCCCAATCTTCGGCGATGAAAAGCCCGATTTGGAAGAACTGAACCTTCAGGAACGCTTTGTGGTAACCGACGGAGGCGCACCCTATGAAGATATTATCGAAAACCCCGATGACTATCTTCGCGTTGATGAAAACGACACCGTTTCTGTAGACGCGGAAGTTTCCTCGGACCAAGTAGCCACGGTTACCGGTGGGGACGTAGCGGCGGATACCCTTTACCTATTAGATCCTCTAACCACTCCCCCAAACACCCCGGTAAACTTAGAACTGTTTCATGTGGAGGATAATGTTTATGTGGTTGTGCATTGGAAGTATAATTAGTAATGTTTCATCAAGAGGATAATGTTTATGTAGTTATGCACTGGACGAATTAAAGGAATGAACAAGATATTATAAAAAAAGGGCTAAGCCCTTTTTTTATTGCGTAAGGCATCCCCTACCCTAAAGGATATCCTTCTGTCTCTCGTTTCCGATTTTCAACTGATCGTGAATCTTAAACAGGATAATCGTCAATTCACAGGACACCCGGCTGAAAAGCGGACCGAAAAAGAGTACCATTAACCCTAAAAATACTTGAAAGCCGCCGCCGAAGGTACTGGCCATCCCGGAGCCGATCAGCAGAAAAATTGTCACTTCAAGATAAAAAATAACCTTAATAAAGCTTGGTACAATCAGTTTATCGAAACTTAAAAACGCCTTCAGACCTTCCTTGCCTTGATCTTGAATCGTTGCTTTTTCCACTTGATTCTCCCCCCTTTATCCCATGCACTACAACTTTTTCAACAACCTAGGGTAATGCCTCTACAGAAACCTCCTCATATTCATACTCCCCTAAATGACTGGTGATCACCGCATCGAAAAACATTTGGGGATCGGTAAAGACCAGGCTTTTGTTTACCTCCATGTCCATCACGTCCACTGCAATATCCCCCTCCTTGGTCAACACAAAGTTGTGCGCCCAGGCATAGATGTTCACGTCTTCATAGCTGCTGGGACGATTGCTGTAGTATTCCACGATGTCATCCATATCAAAGGTATAGCACAGCAAAAGAGCGTTTCTGGAGTTGGCCCCCCGAACAGTTTTCGGATCCTTATGGGTTAAGAAATAGGCCTTGTCCAGGGAAATGTTTTCGATTTTCCGTGCATTCTGCTTGTCGATTCGGTATTCATTGTTCACATCCACGATCACGTCCCGGTGCCGATTGGCCATCAGGGTGGAGCGCATCAGATCATCGGACTGCCGGATTACTCTTCCCAGGGTTTCCTGATCCAGCTGCTCAAAGGAAGCGACGTAACAGTCCACATTCTCCACGGTAAACTCCATTGACCCTTCCCGAAGGACGTAGCCCTGCTCCCGCAGAATATAATCGTTGCCGTCCACGAAAACCTCAATCTTTTCCCCCAGATCCAGATCCCTATCCCTGTCGGCGTAGAAACGAAGGTGTTTTAGCACATCATCCGTGGCAGCTCCACCGTGGCGTTAGGAGCAATCCCCAGAAATTCCACCTCCACATACTCTAATAAGTCCTCCGCCTCAAGGATCACCGGCTCCCGCAGGCCGCTTACCTTATAGGTTTCCGTCTTCAGGCCGAAGCGGTATTTCAGCTCCTCCCCCAGGGCTTCGTTGTATACCAGGTTGACCTTGACCTCGTCGCCGTTGGATAAGTTATGATTCCGGTCCAAAGTTAGGGCGATGCTGTTTATTAAGGCGAAGGATTTTTCCAGTTCCGCCGCTTTTTTCGGGTCGGTTTGGCCCAAGGTATAATAATTGAAATTCTCATCCAAGCCTAGATTCGACAGTACTTCCTCCACCAAAAAAGTGTTGTCGAAATACAGGGTGGCCACCCCTTCGGTATCCAGTCCGGAAAACTCCAGCTCCAAGGCGGAGGAAAGGTCGTAATCCGCCGTACCGGAACAGCCGATCAACACCACTACCGCTTGATTTCTTCGTTAATCAATTATTTTACAAGTGCACCAAGGGGGAGAACCAAAAGGGACTGCCCGCACCCTGCATTGCTTACTCAGTTCAGATCCTGATCCTGAGTAAATTATTTGACACTAACCCACCTTCAGCGTATAATGTAAGTAAAGAAGCTTGGTTTCCTTTCGTTGATATTTTTAAGGAAGGGGTGCATACTAATGGCACTTGCAAAATCAAATGAGACGGATAAGCCTATAGAAAAACGGCGCATTACTATATCCAGCAAACGGCAAATTACCATACCCGCTAAATACTATGAGGCTTTGGGTCTGGATAAAGAACTTGAGTGTATCTACTCGAATGGTATGTTGATTCTTACACCGGTAAAAAAAGAGGATTCTGCTTTTGCTGAAGAAATTTTAGCGGATTTAATTAAGCAGGGCTATTCCGATGAAAAATTACTTGCTGAGTTTAAAAAGATAAACCGTAAGATCAGACCCGCCGTTGAGAAACTTGTTGAAGAAGCCGATGAAATTGCAAAAAATGCCTCTACCAATTATGTCGATCCTACGGATGATATTTTTGGTGCTGAAGAAGCGGAGACAGAATAATGCTTCCGGTAACTTATACACCTATTGCAGAGAAATACTTCAAAAAGCTTAAAGACAAACAACTCAAGAGAACTTTTAAGGAAGCGATTATCCGCATCCGAGAAAATCCCGATGTGGGAATTGCAAAAACAGGTGATTTAAGTGGTATTTACAGTTTGGATATAAAGTACGGAAGAATTAACTATGAACTGGCCTACAGAGTTACCCAGCTTGAAAATGGTGATATGGTTGTTGTTATTATGGCTGGTACAAGAGAGAATTTTTATAAGGAACTGAAGCGATACATGAAATAAAATGTATCGCTTTTTTATTGAACTTTATTTTAGGGCACCGAGGGACGGCTTCTTACTGTGTTCGCCTTTTAACAATGAAGAACCGATCCCTTGTGTGTAGAAACCGTGTTCCTTCCTGCTCCTCAGCAAACCCTAGGCCAAACCCTGAAATAACCACTACAAACAGCAACACCATCCCTAACAACTTTTTCACTTTACCATCACCCCTTATTCACGCTTTCGATCCTCTTTTATTAACCTATTCCACGTCAACCATGGATCTTCCTTATTTTTGAAACAATTATCTTGGAAAATATCGTAAATTTTTCGATGTCTGGTCAGTCCTTGGTGTTTTTTATAAAATACAGTTTCTATTCGGGAAATAGTTTTTACAATAAGAAAAAGCTATGCATTGACAAAAACAGCCCCTTTTTCTTCAGCATGTCCCCGGTTTAAACGGTTATAAAACTGAAAAACTTCGGATGACTCCAAATTAACATGTGGCTTTTAATCTGGTATTCTATATTTAGGAGGTGTCAAATTTGAAAAACAAATTCAAGCTATTCTTAGAAAAATATAATATAAACATTCCTTCCAAACATCCATTTTATACAACCTATTATGATTGGTGGAAAGATCGAGTTAAGGAACCCTCTGCCGGTAATCTTAAACAGTTTATAGATGAGTTTGGATATCAATTTAATTACAACACTCACGAATTATTGGAATGTTTCAGTTCAGGAATTGACCGTAAGCCTATAAAAACCATTCATTTAATCTCTCATGATATTCCAAGGCTTGCGTTCTTTATTGTTACCAACTTATTGGAAGAATGTTTCAAAGAAAAGAAAATACTTATAATTAACGTCTCTCCTTATGGTGATTTTTATAAGCATTTTGAGAAAACCCCTGTAAATGCAACGACATTGAAATTTTCAAACATTGAGCAATTAACGACATCGGAAACTTTGGAACCTTTAATCGCTCAAACTAAGCTTCCCGGCGTTCACTATTTACCCTATGATCCAGACGATTCTTCCATTCACTTATTTCCGGAGGATGAAATGAAGAAGAGTAAAATTTTGTCTTTTCAACTTGATCGACTCACGCAGTATGATTTTATCTTAATAGCCAATAGCCTTGCCGAGAGTATTTCGACCCGGGTTTTAAGTAATGCTTCTGACATTGTTCTTAATTATTCTTTATATGATTTTAGTGATTGCGAAAAGTACTCGCAAGACCCTTACCTAAAAATGAAAATAAATCCCATGGTTAATTCGAGTTATAAAACGATAAGAATACCCGAAAGCTTTCGCTACGAATGGTATTGTTTTAATCATGATGATGAATTATTAAAAGAAATTACTGAGGCGGTGTCTTCAGAAACAGCCGATTCTCTTTTTAAGCCCAATGATTCTTCCTTCGTCACTTGACAATATCAAAAAACTGCTTCAACGCCACTTTCCGCTTCGCCCCGATTCTGGTGTTATCTTGAAAATACGTATCAATATCTTCTTCTTGGTTTTTATAATTATTTTTAAAGTAATCTAAAGCCGGCTGATTTTTATGCTTCTTACATGCATTCACGGTCTTCATTAACACATAGGCGATGGACTGGGTATCATGTTTGGAAAAATAGTTTCCAAAAAATATCAGCCGGTTGGAGGTTCCATAGGGTAAAATCTCCCGCCACAAATCCGATAAGTCGATACTTTCGATGATCTTGCTTTTATGTAGCTTTTCAATTCTTCGAAACAGCACTAAGCTTTCGTGTAGCGCCTGGGTACTGATATATTCATGGTACGCCTGATCTTTCCTAATACAAATGTGACGCTGGGCATCCATAATCAAAGGAGATGCATTCTTATTAAACACCCAGGGTGAAAAATCATGTAGTACGGTCCTAACCATCACAGTGTTATACTCTTCGTTCTCCACTTTTTTTGCAATTGTACTTGAAAATAAATGGTTTAGCTTGGTCTCAATTTCATTAATGACCTTGTGACGCTCCATGGATGTTTGGAAATGATCGATCACCAGATATGCGATAAATCCCCCCATTAAAGCTAGTATCCAGGTAACCATATCACTGGCCGTAATTGTACTTATGTATTCAATGTTCATTGTTGATCACTCCTTACTTTTATCTGTATAAATCTATGCATTCTTGAGCATCCATAGATTAACGGACATTGGTATTTACTTTTTTGTTAATTTAAGTATCTCTTCCAATGGCTCATATCCTTGATCCGTAAATACAAACTTTTGTACTTCTCCGTTAATTGTAGCCGTAATAAGACCCACCACTTGCCCCGGATATTTTCGAAAAGTCATCGGCAATTCTCCAAAAAACTCCGTAGCGAAGGATGATTCTATAAAATCCTGCTGATTAAGGTGCATAACTCTGATGAAATTCAAAATGTTAAACTTTACTTGTTCTTCGAGACTTAATTCTCCAACCTTTAGCATATTTTTCACTTCAATTTCTGAATACTTCATTTGGCTTTCCATCCTTTCATATTTATGATTCTTTAAGTTATGCCACTTCATTTTCTATTAACTGCAGCGCCTCAACAATCGCTCAAAACTTTTTTTATCCTACCTTAGCAAATATTCTATGTACTTCACTTTCACCTTTACCAAAAACCATTCTTCTATTATACTTAACACTTTGGCCCATAATAAATAGGAGGAGATAAAACATGCTACTACCATATTTAAAGCGACAGGATATCAAAGAGTATCTGTCAAAAGGCTTTAGCTATCAAAAGACAATGCAACTTCTGAATGTTTCCAGAAACGCTGTTACGCGTATGAAAGAAGAAACGAAGATGGAACTTATCACCATACGCCATGATGATCCGGTGTATGATCCTGCGGTTCAACAGGTAATGCAAAGAATCCTTGTCCTCTCTCGTATGCAGGTACGAGGGATAAACCGAAAGCAAAAGAAGCGGTTGAGTAGTAAAGAGATTTATCATATTCTAAACAAGGAAACTTTCAAAATTTCCCTAAACAAGACCCGGGAATTGTTTTCTTATATTAAAAATCAAGGAGAACAAGCTTATTTGCATATCCACCATCCGCCGGGTGAATACGTGGAGTTTGATTATGGACAACTTCGTTTACCCTTTCCCCACGAAGATCGAATTGTCTATTTTGCCGTCTTTACTTTTCCTTATTCTAATTTCGACTTTTGTTATGTATCCCTAAAGCAGGATAGCAAAGCTTTTGTTGATGGTTTTAATGCTTTTGTGAAAAAGATTGGGAAGGTCCCTCCGAAAGTGGTTTTTGATAATATGAAAATTGCTAAAGACCACCGGACGGAAAAGAAAAATGCTACGGTTTCAAAAATGCTTAAAGAACTTTCCAATCATTATTCCTTCGAAGTTCAGTTTTGTACACCCTACTCCCCTTGGCAAAAAGGTGGTGTGGAGAATTCTGTAAAGCGATTGAAAAAGGATTTTATAAAATATAATATCGGAACGTATTCCGATTTGGAAGAAGTCCGGAATTTTGTGGATGAACGCCTAAAAAAACGAAATGAATCCATGCATCCCGTAAAAAACGATACCCGTGTAAATCTTTTAGATCATGAACTTCCCCACTTTAATACCTTGCCAAAGAAACCTTTTATTTATGCCAAAGAGATTCAGCGAACAGTATCTTCCCACGGTTTTATTACATATAATTATTCCAAGTATGAAGTGGGGACTGCTTATAAAGGAAATAGACTTAACATCCGTATTACGGATCAAAAGATCTATATCCTTGGCCGCCAGAGGGAAGTTCTTGCAAAGTATAATTTAACTAAGGAAAAGGGAACTACCCGTTTTCGAATATGGTATTCTTTGAAAAAAATTGCCTCTAAGCCCAATCATTTTATTAAAAGCTTAGAATACAAGTCCATGCCAAAATTTTTAAAAATCCTTTTTCAGCATGCGTTTAAAGAAAATCCAAAGCATTTTTCTGCATTTATGAGTTTACTCTTTGGACAGCCGAAAAATCTCATTAAAAAATATTGTAAAAGAAAGCAAATACATTATAATCAATTAACCAGTGAAGAACTATTGAATTTAGTTCTTTAATGACGGTGTTCTTTGGAAATAGGATATAGGTTTTTATCTTGAGAAAATTTACTTTTTTTACTAAATTGGTTTTTTCTGCCCTTTTTTATTTTCCTAATTTTCCAACATCTTTATCAGCTTATGTTTTTTTGTTGATCGAATATTTTTTTAACTTTTTTAACCTATTATTGCATTATTTTTGATTATTGCAAAGTTTTTATCCATCCATTGGTCCTTGAGGAATGTCCATCCTAAGCAAATGATTGTAGTATTAATGTAATATTCTAATAATTCTCTCTATAACAAAACGGACACAGTTGCTTATTTATCTATGCCCGTTCTATGATGTCTACTCGTTACTTGCTGCAACCTCAGCCCAATACACTTCTTCCATCTCTGCTACACTCCTGCGACATGGCCTTAGAAGATCATTCACCTTTTTCACGGGATTGAAAGTGCTTAATGGCACTTCGACAAATAGGGTGTTCCAATTGTCCATAGCTCCATTCCAAAGCCCTGGATGCTCCAATGCTTTTATGTCTTTACCCTTATAAGTCTTCTGGCTTATAAAGTATCTTTCCTCGTTTACATATTCAAGCAAATTGAACTTCTCTCCCCTATGGTCTTTAACAAAGCATACAATATCCACTGGGTTGAAGAACTCGGAAGCACTGAATAGTTCATGTTGTTCTTTATCATTTAAATCTATTTCTGATTTTTCACAGATCTGCAAATCTGTATATTCACCATTATCAACAAGGAACGGACCACCACCAGGTTCTCCTTGATTCTTAACAACGCCGCATACTCTAAGCGGTCTATTTAAAAAGGATAGAGCTTTATCCTTTGTCATTTCACCTTTAAATGTTATATTAAGTTCTTGATTGATAAACTTCTTAATTTCATCTATGTCATAGTCATCTGATAATAAGTCTCTAATATATCCATCTATTTTCTCTTTAAAAGCATACCCTATGGATGCCAGCTTTTTCTTTGAATTTACCGTGTCTTCAATGTAGTCTCTATGGCATACATTGTCGATATTTTTTATGAAAATAATGTCCCCGTCGATGTCATTTAAGTTCTCTATTAAGGCCCCATGTCCTCCTGGCCTATAAAGAAGCTCGCCATTTTCCATCATAAATGGATTATTGTCCATATCCACAGCTAAAGTATCTGTCTTTGGTTTTTGGAAGGAGTAAGACACCTTGATATCATCTCTTCCATTTAAAACGCTTTCAATGTACCTGTTAAATAAATCTTCGTGATTGTTTGATATGGTGAAATGAAAGTTTAAGCTGCTAGGGCATAAATACCTTTCCCCTTCATAGATATGCTCTTCTATAGGTGTTGTTGAGTAGCCCTCATATGAG
This Isachenkonia alkalipeptolytica DNA region includes the following protein-coding sequences:
- a CDS encoding DUF4282 domain-containing protein, encoding MEKATIQDQGKEGLKAFLSFDKLIVPSFIKVIFYLEVTIFLLIGSGMASTFGGGFQVFLGLMVLFFGPLFSRVSCELTIILFKIHDQLKIGNERQKDIL
- a CDS encoding type II toxin-antitoxin system RelE/ParE family toxin, which produces MLPVTYTPIAEKYFKKLKDKQLKRTFKEAIIRIRENPDVGIAKTGDLSGIYSLDIKYGRINYELAYRVTQLENGDMVVVIMAGTRENFYKELKRYMK
- a CDS encoding ParA family protein, encoding MKNKFKLFLEKYNINIPSKHPFYTTYYDWWKDRVKEPSAGNLKQFIDEFGYQFNYNTHELLECFSSGIDRKPIKTIHLISHDIPRLAFFIVTNLLEECFKEKKILIINVSPYGDFYKHFEKTPVNATTLKFSNIEQLTTSETLEPLIAQTKLPGVHYLPYDPDDSSIHLFPEDEMKKSKILSFQLDRLTQYDFILIANSLAESISTRVLSNASDIVLNYSLYDFSDCEKYSQDPYLKMKINPMVNSSYKTIRIPESFRYEWYCFNHDDELLKEITEAVSSETADSLFKPNDSSFVT
- a CDS encoding AbrB/MazE/SpoVT family DNA-binding domain-containing protein; its protein translation is MALAKSNETDKPIEKRRITISSKRQITIPAKYYEALGLDKELECIYSNGMLILTPVKKEDSAFAEEILADLIKQGYSDEKLLAEFKKINRKIRPAVEKLVEEADEIAKNASTNYVDPTDDIFGAEEAETE
- the istA gene encoding IS21 family transposase, whose amino-acid sequence is MLLPYLKRQDIKEYLSKGFSYQKTMQLLNVSRNAVTRMKEETKMELITIRHDDPVYDPAVQQVMQRILVLSRMQVRGINRKQKKRLSSKEIYHILNKETFKISLNKTRELFSYIKNQGEQAYLHIHHPPGEYVEFDYGQLRLPFPHEDRIVYFAVFTFPYSNFDFCYVSLKQDSKAFVDGFNAFVKKIGKVPPKVVFDNMKIAKDHRTEKKNATVSKMLKELSNHYSFEVQFCTPYSPWQKGGVENSVKRLKKDFIKYNIGTYSDLEEVRNFVDERLKKRNESMHPVKNDTRVNLLDHELPHFNTLPKKPFIYAKEIQRTVSSHGFITYNYSKYEVGTAYKGNRLNIRITDQKIYILGRQREVLAKYNLTKEKGTTRFRIWYSLKKIASKPNHFIKSLEYKSMPKFLKILFQHAFKENPKHFSAFMSLLFGQPKNLIKKYCKRKQIHYNQLTSEELLNLVL
- a CDS encoding DUF697 domain-containing protein translates to MALLHKRGEKIIRDNASRMFITTTISQNGSLDAVFMMVHITKLIRQVAVLYHQRPGIGKLVKIYVNVLATLFLTRSLEDLELLDEQLEPMLSLMFGSFLGSLVPGVQAAVNLLMNSAIQGSANAYLSLRVGLIAQEFIINEERGDKRKIRKSATLRALPMLGTVVNDNRKIIQSTVIKLGKKISKEGYNKGRSWTNGIFHRDN
- a CDS encoding DUF4301 family protein produces the protein MDQNIERFKKGAKYVSIASAVTRDHLTSCEHISDDYSNLKCVKFIPASGAATRMFEDLYKYVEDKIDTESINTFFDELEDITFYEEIKDFIKKEKIDKSKTSGRLKIIDYILNTLNYGNLPKAVIKMNSYEGYSTTPIEEHIYEGERYLCPSSLNFHFTISNNHEDLFNRYIESVLNGRDDIKVSYSFQKPKTDTLAVDMDNNPFMMENGELLYRPGGHGALIENLNDIDGDIIFIKNIDNVCHRDYIEDTVNSKKKLASIGYAFKEKIDGYIRDLLSDDYDIDEIKKFINQELNITFKGEMTKDKALSFLNRPLRVCGVVKNQGEPGGGPFLVDNGEYTDLQICEKSEIDLNDKEQHELFSASEFFNPVDIVCFVKDHRGEKFNLLEYVNEERYFISQKTYKGKDIKALEHPGLWNGAMDNWNTLFVEVPLSTFNPVKKVNDLLRPCRRSVAEMEEVYWAEVAASNE
- a CDS encoding replication initiator protein A, translated to MTKKQSTIEERFYREEDQGGFRFYQLSKELLHNDRYEKLSPGAILLYSVLFDRLLLSISNNRRDEKGRYYLNFKVKPARYDHRPLSEKPQRDRSLSEVLRANGKTITKYKKELREAELLVEESPGLGKVSRLYLMKPETSGVIMPPRTTQKTPPRKELFAPTEVTEFPPNDTDLTKTDFTDTDCSEIHPSKNNQTKNNKDHRDYSKKSANSQHPKEKKEGIPNHDQLHQRLQQRFGKEILGEALTIINRQSVTTFGYEKYLTKILEELTKRKKSQEAFLPSKAATTIPGTRPATNGAVKNTHHLKESRYRELPEEVINARIEAKLQRMR